A single region of the Gemmata palustris genome encodes:
- a CDS encoding Uma2 family endonuclease, translating to MMPANITTPVLTGPPRNLLWTVDQFHHLGDLGMFEGRRAMLINGVIVEEGPMNPPHRIALELSENALRGAFGAGWRVCNQMPLVLGQTTDPEPDLAVIAGSPRGASTHPTSAALVVEVSDSSLRYDTTEKMSLYAAGAIADYWVVDVSGRQLLVFRDPQPDSTQSHGHGYASRQVFGPNDAVAPLAAPHAPVRVADLVP from the coding sequence ATGATGCCAGCAAATATTACGACACCGGTTCTGACTGGCCCTCCGCGCAATTTGCTCTGGACGGTCGATCAGTTCCACCATCTCGGTGACCTCGGCATGTTTGAAGGCCGGCGGGCGATGCTCATTAACGGGGTGATCGTGGAGGAGGGGCCGATGAACCCACCGCACCGGATCGCGCTCGAACTGAGCGAGAACGCCCTGCGGGGCGCGTTCGGCGCCGGCTGGCGCGTCTGTAACCAGATGCCGCTCGTTCTCGGACAGACGACCGACCCCGAACCGGACTTGGCGGTGATTGCCGGTTCGCCCCGCGGTGCCAGTACGCACCCGACGAGTGCCGCGCTCGTTGTGGAGGTCTCGGATTCTTCGCTCCGGTACGATACCACGGAGAAGATGAGCCTGTACGCTGCGGGCGCGATCGCCGATTACTGGGTCGTGGACGTGAGCGGCCGGCAATTACTGGTTTTTCGCGATCCGCAGCCGGATTCGACACAGTCTCATGGCCACGGGTACGCCTCGCGCCAGGTGTTCGGCCCGAACGATGCGGTTGCGCCCCTCGCCGCACCGCACGCGCCCGTCCGCGTTGCGGATTTGGTGCCGTAA